A window of Salmo trutta chromosome 31, fSalTru1.1, whole genome shotgun sequence contains these coding sequences:
- the LOC115169270 gene encoding ankyrin repeat and SOCS box protein 17: protein MSDRDEDYTEGDDNVFLNLVARVIRKPLYRFPGQWSHETYEPRIYRTLGTILRNATSEEFDAFITDFINFARTAHARLDMQFYMEFINVCTNTILHWVFARRCSADIVRKLMERTSVFLQDQTNNLAIAWRCFTPIYSPSPMGGVTPLMFVAQNRQYEVLKVLLQYGMLEKERRPTYIVISVLFNPPRLEALDERCHTTITRELRDCMDLCFRVLSHVSMSDIEMQIVYGRKPLIEDWRDHIPSSRYKDPCELTHLCRMAVRTSLLARGRLPDGIKLLPLPTLLQGYLNLER, encoded by the exons ATGTCGGATCGCGACGAAGACTACACCGAAGGCGATGATAACGTTTTTCTCAACCTGGTCGCGCGTGTCATCCGGAAACCTCTCTACCGATTTCCAGGGCAGTGGAGCCACGAGACCTACGAGCCGCGGATCTACAGGACTCTGGGTACCATACTACGGAACGCGACTTCGGAAGAATTCGATGCCTTTATAACAGATTTTATCAATTTTGCGCGGACGGCTCATGCGCGCCTGGACATGCAGTTCTACATGGAGTTCATTAACGTGTGCACCAATACCATCCTTCACTGGGTGTTTGCGCGCAGGTGCAGCGCCGATATAGTCCGGAAGTTGATGGAGAGGACGTCGGTGTTTCTGCAGGACCAGACTAACAACTTGGCCATAGCatggag GTGTTTCACACCCATCTACAGCCCCAGCCCCATGGGCGGGGTGACCCCACTGATGTTCGTGGCCCAGAACAGGCAGTATGAAGTGCTGAAGGTGTTGCTGCAGTATGGGAtgctggagaaggagaggagacccaCCTACATCGTCATCTCTGTCCTGTTTAACCCCCCGAGACTGGAGGCTCTGGATGAACGCTGTCACACCACCATCACCAGGGAACTCAGAGACTGTATGGATCTGTGCTTCAGGGTGCTCAGCCATGTATCCATGTCTGATATAGAG ATGCAGATTGTGTACGGTCGTAAGCCCCTGATTGAAGACTGGAGAGACCACATCCCCTCAAGTCGCTACAAAGACCCCTGTGAACTGACCCACCTCTGCCGTATGGCGGTTCGGACCTCTCTGCTGGCCAGGGGCCGCTTACCGGACGGCATCAAGTTGCTACCACTCCCTACACTCCTCCAAGGCTACCTCAACCTGGAGAGATGA